A region of the Fusobacteria bacterium ZRK30 genome:
CACATGGCTTCAAATCCGCTTATTGAATCCTCTGATTTCTCTCCCTCCTTAACATCTTTTCCCAATAATAGCCTTATCATCTCTTTAATCATCATAAATTGAACACCGCTTGTTTTTAGTGTAAAGAATAGTCCTGCACCTAAACAAAGATATACAAGTACCGGTGACCAAACAATACTATTTAACCCATTAATTATAACTTCCATTGAAACCTCCAAAGTAATTTTGTTAAGAAATATAAATTCTTAATTTTTTTATTTACTAATAGAAGTTTAGCTTCACTTTCTACTTAATGTCAAACCTAAAACAGAACAAGCTATCTCGTTTCAGTTCATTCGTAACGAGTTAGATCCCTTTGATTGTGATTTTTTTGTCAAAAAATAATTTTTTTTAACAAAAGAAGGTTAAGACTAATGTTTAAGTACAGAAATACTAAAATTATATAACTGATGAGTGATAAAAATAGAACTACGGGAACTTAAATATTTAAAATCTAAACTATTAATTTTATTTATTTTATTTTGATCTAATCATCAATAGATCTCTAAGTTTATTATAATTCCTGTTGTAGCCACCAATTACTATATTGATCTCTACAGTTATATTTAATTTAGCCTAATATAGGATATTTTTACCACTTTTTTTATTTCTATTAAAATTATACAATAAAATGGTATTAAATTGTGAAATGATCTATTTTATTTTACTTCGGTTTTAGCCTTTTTATAAGTTTTCTTTAATTAAGTGAAAGAGGTAACAATTCATTTAGATTTTAATTTTTTTTATTTTCATACTTTTCTAATCTTTTTCTAATGTGATTATAATAAAGGCTAACCAATTTCTAATTTTAAAAGTGTTTGTTCACTTTTACTGTTACATTTGTGCTTTTTTCAACACAATAAAAAACCTCCAAATTAATGTAATTATAGGTTACACTAATTTAAAGGTTTATATACAATATGAGACAGCCTCTCTTATATATATCTACTATTTACAATAGCAGCCTCCTTAGATATTAGACATTCTCAGCTTTATACCTTGTTTTTTTCAACTTTTTCTAAAATTATTCTCCTTTTAAATGCTCCCCGTTTTCTATCTTTTTCTATCCTGGCTTTTTCAATTTTATCCTCACTAAAACCATAATAATCTCCTAAGGCCCTTAAAACTTCCAATATATCTGCCATCTCTTCTATAGATGGAGTTTCATAAAATTCTTCTACCTCCTCATTAATCTTAGCTCTCAAAGCTTCTAAGTATTCTTTATCACCTGCAATATGGCAATGATATTTTTCACCATTTTCTTCAATTATCTCAGGTATCTTATCCCTAATTAATTTATTATATATTTTCATTTTAAACCTCCTAATGTTTAATACCCTTTTATAGTTCTATCCACTATCTTCTGACCCCGTCTACTATATTTTCAAAAACTACTATATTCTTTTCTATGATCTTTCTTGAAACTGTATTGGCAGTATTAC
Encoded here:
- a CDS encoding nucleoside triphosphate pyrophosphohydrolase, with the protein product MKIYNKLIRDKIPEIIEENGEKYHCHIAGDKEYLEALRAKINEEVEEFYETPSIEEMADILEVLRALGDYYGFSEDKIEKARIEKDRKRGAFKRRIILEKVEKNKV